The stretch of DNA CGAGGCTCGCCCGAGCCTCCTCGGTGCGGCCCGCCAGCCAGTAGTGATAGGCCAGCAGCAGCCGCCCGTCGAGGTCCTCCGGCCTCTGCTTGCACCAGCCCTTGAGCAGGAGCAGGCGCTCGCCCAGCGCGTCCTCCGGCCCGCGGAGACGCCCCACCTGCTTGGCATCCAGCGCCTGGTCGCCACCCGCCGCCGCGGCCGCCCGCAGCGCGTCCGCCCCTGCGCCGTACCGACGCAGCGCCGCCCACACGCCTGCCAGCGACAGGTGCCCGATGGGATTCCCCGGGCAGGCCAGCGCCGCCCGCTGATACTCCATCAACGCCTTCTCGAAGTCCTTGCGTTGCCACTGCATGTCGCCCAGGGCCAGATACTGCGCGAAGAGCGCCTCCGCACGCGGCGGCGCCGGCGCGGCGCTCGACTTGGCCGGCGGCTCAGCCGCCGGCGCGGGCGCCGGCTGCGGGGGCACGCTCGGTTGCGTCGGGCCCGGCTGCCCCAGCGGCAGCGCAGCCCCAGGGCGGAACATGATGTAAGAGGACCGCGGCTTCGCCACAATCGTCTGACCCTGGAACTCGGCCTGCAATTCGGCCATCAGGGCCGTCTCGGCCAGATGATCGAAGCCCACGGCACGCCAGTCATGCGGCGGCTGTGCGCCGCCGAGGGACGAGACCTCGGAGACCTCCAACTCGTTCGTCACCCGGATCTCTGCGCCATAGGCGTCCTGGTCAACCAGGAACACCCGCGCGACCGCCTTCGTGCGATACTTGGTGATCAGGTTGGCGCGCACGACCGACGACGCCTCCACGATCCCGTGAGCGCGGTCCACGTTGGTGACCACGAAGTGCCGCGACAGCACGGCGCGGGCGGTCTCCAGAGCCCTGAGGTAAGCGGGCGGGTACGGATTCAGCGGCCGCCACAGGCCGTGGCACCCCAGGGCGACGAGGCCAAGAAGACACACCAGAGCCTTTCGCATGGCCGGCGCTCCTCAAGAGACACGGCGCAAAGCCCCCTGGGCAGGACGCGCAGCCGCACTCTCCTGCCCTCGCCGGAATTATAGCATCGCGATCCACGGGAGTCAATGCACCCAGCACCGTCCACGGGCCGTGGCGGTCGCCGAACCCCTGACGTGCGCGGCGAGGCTGTCGGCACGCTCCGGCCCGTGGCCGGACCAGGCCGGAGGCCAGCGCATGTTCGCTCAGGCCCACCAGACCGGAGGAGGTGCACACGGCGCCCGGGCGGGCTCGCCCTCTAGCGCAGCTTCTTCTTGTGACGATCCGCGCGCCGACGCTTGTCGCGCTTGTGTTTGGCGATCTTGCGGCGGCGGCGTTTCCTTCCACAAGGCACGGCGGGAACTCCAAGGCGGGGGAAGCACGGCCTCAGCCGCGCGGGAGCAGCTCGATCACTCCTCCTCGCTGCGGTCGCGCAGGTCGCGCGCCAGCAGCGCCTCGTCCGTCAGGTCGAAATCCTCGTTCCAGTCGTCGAAGAACTCGAACTCCACCTTGCTGCGAGGCTCGAGGATCAGTTTCCGGTGTCGCTCGCGGATCAATTGGAGCCGATCCAGTTTGTGAGACATCTAAGCATTCTCCTGCATCGAACAGCAGCCAACCATTGAACTACTCGCAATCCCATGGCCATAAGGAATTGGTACGTAGACCCGTATTTTATGATCGGTAACTGCTTCTGTCAAGCAAATTTTCCGCCCCATTTGACAAAATTCTCTCGAGCCGTTACGATGCCTCCCGCGACCGGCCCCTACCCTGTCAAGGAGGACGACGCGATGATCCGCTTCGGCGGCCCCCTCTTCGGCGTAGATGCCGCAAACCCCGATGCCGTGGCCGCAGCCTGTCGGAGCCTGGGTTACGGCGCCATCTACTGCCCCGACCTCAATCCCGATGATGAGCAGGGCTGCCGCCAGTACGGCGTCGCCATTGCACGCCATGGCCTCATGGTCGCAGAAGCCGGCGTCTGGATCCGCCTCGCCGGCCCGAACCCCGAGGAGACGCGGGCAAACGTCGAGCGCGCCATCCGCCGCCTCCGCGTGGCCGACCTCGTGGGCGCCCAATGCTGTGTAGACATCGCAGGCTCCTTCCACCCCGAGAGCTGGCACGGGGCACATCCCGACAACGTGACCGAGGAGATGTTCGAGGCCGCGGTCGTCATCGCCCGAGCTATCATTGACGCCGTGCGCCCCCGCCGCGCCAGGTTCACCTACGAGATGATGCAGTGGACCCTCCCCGACAGCGCCGACGCCTATCTCGACCTCATCAAGGCCATAGACCGCAAGGAGTTCGGCGTCCACCTCGACCCCGTCAACCTGATCAACTCCCCCCGCCGCTTCTACGACACCGCCGCCGTCATCCGCGACTGCTTCGCCAAGCTCGGCCCCCACATCGCCGCCTGCCACGCCAAGGACGTGGCCATGAACCTCACCGACGCCATCGTCCACCTCACCGAAACCCCCATCGGCACCGGCCGCCTCGACTATCGCACCTACCTCGAGTGCCTCGACTCCCTCGGTCGCGACGTCCCGCTGATGATGGAACACCTGCGGACCGCCGAGGAGTACAGTTCAGCGGCAAGCCATATCCGTCGTGTAGCCAATGATTTGCAGATCAGCCTCGGCTGATCCCCTGCGGAAAGGAGACTGCCGTGCCCCACGCCGACGTCCCAAGGGAGCAGGTGGCCGCAA from Planctomycetota bacterium encodes:
- a CDS encoding sugar phosphate isomerase/epimerase; the encoded protein is MPPATGPYPVKEDDAMIRFGGPLFGVDAANPDAVAAACRSLGYGAIYCPDLNPDDEQGCRQYGVAIARHGLMVAEAGVWIRLAGPNPEETRANVERAIRRLRVADLVGAQCCVDIAGSFHPESWHGAHPDNVTEEMFEAAVVIARAIIDAVRPRRARFTYEMMQWTLPDSADAYLDLIKAIDRKEFGVHLDPVNLINSPRRFYDTAAVIRDCFAKLGPHIAACHAKDVAMNLTDAIVHLTETPIGTGRLDYRTYLECLDSLGRDVPLMMEHLRTAEEYSSAASHIRRVANDLQISLG